In the Scomber japonicus isolate fScoJap1 chromosome 18, fScoJap1.pri, whole genome shotgun sequence genome, one interval contains:
- the rab11fip4a gene encoding rab11 family-interacting protein 4A, producing MEGHAFPDQEQLLLFLRRLKEVFDVCDEDADGFIRVEHLVDLGLQFGQGDEVKKLTRYLDPNAHGKINFKDFCHGVFAIKGCEEILKMAVGPRSRTSSQPAVTDNGYIYQNGEAKLGPPIIMCTRSYPECSVYGEGNGADGECDMDSSTENANSSDCLDPTQPDRHLIGSASASVISGEEQFEDYGEGEDVDFTPSSPCPEDDTRTNGFSDLGSSLPSSAGQTPQKMRQLYNSELLDIYCSQCCKKVNLLNDLEARLRNLKANSPNRKISSTAFGRQLFQANHSVFGSSQGSSTEDLFTDSIDSCDLDITEKVSYLEKKVTELESDSLANGDLKSKLKQENTQLVHRVHELEEQVKDAETRAYQSLEEETKRHREAYTKMERDRNSEIDLLCFKVQQLEEENGEMKLNVCRLKSQTEKLDQEKQRMTDKLEDTSLRLNDEMDLYRKIMDKLWHNRHEFQKEKEAMQELIDDLRRELDYLQMFKLEMEHPGKGKGLSEYNVKTREIEMEHEVKRLKQENHKLRDQNDDLNAQILSLSLYEAKNLFACHTKAQCLAAEIDNASRDELVDALKEQEEINLRLRQYMDKIILAILDHNPSILEIKN from the exons TCCGGGTGGAGCACTTGGTGGACCTCGGTCTTCAGTTCGGTCAAGGAGACGAG GTGAAGAAGTTGACTAGGTACCTGGATCCTAACGCTCATGGGAAGATCAACTTCAAAGACTTTTGCCATGGAGTGTTTGCTATCAAAG GTTGTGAGGAGATACTGAAGATGGCTGTGGGTCCTCGCAGTCGTACCTCCAGTCAGCCAGCTGTTACGGACAATGGTTACATTTACCAG AACGGTGAGGCAAAACTGGGTCCTCCCATTATCATGTGTACGCGGTCCTACCCAGAATGCAGTGTGTACGGTGAAGGCAATGGCGCTGACGGGGAGTGTGACATGGACAGCAGCACCGAAAATGCCAACAGCTCCGACTGCCTGGACCCAACACAGCCAGACCG CCACCTGATTGGCTCAGCGTCCGCGTCCGTCATCTCCGGGGAGGAGCAGTTCGAAGACTACGGCGAAGGGGAGGACGTGGATTTCACTCCTAGCAGCCCCTGTCCTGAAGATGACACCCGAACAAATGGCTTCTCAGACCTGGggtcctcccttccctccag TGCGGGGCAGACTCCTCAGAAGATGCGGCAGCTGTATAACAGTGAGCTGCTGGACATCTACTGTTCTCAGTGCTGCAAGAAAGTCAATCTGCTCAATGACCTGGAGGCACGCCTTCGAAACCTCAAGGCTAACAG CCCTAATAGAAAGATTTCCAGCACAGCATTTGGACG TCAGCTGTTCCAGGCCAACCACAGCGTGTTTGGGTCCAGTCAGGGCAGCAGCACAGAAGATCTGTTCACAGACAGCATCGACTCCTGCGACCTTGACATCACAGAGAag gtCAGTTATCTGGAGAAGAAGGTGACAGAGTTGGAAAGCGACAGCCTGGCCAACGGTGACCTCAAGTCTAAACTCAAACAGGAGAACACACAACTGGTCCACAG GGTCCATGAGCTGGAGGAGCAGGTGAAGGATGCAGAGACGAGGGCTTATCAGAGCCTGGAGGAGGAGACGAAGAGGCACCGGGAGGCTTACACCAAGATGGAGAGGGACAGAAACTCGGAGATAGATCTGCTGTGTTTCAA GGTGCAGCAGTTGGAAGAAGAGAATGGAGAGATGAAGTTAAACGTGTGCAGACTCAAGTCTCAGACAGAGAAACTGGACCAG GAGAAACAGAGGATGACGGACAAGCTGGAGGACACTAGTCTGAGACTGAATGATGAGATGGACCTGTACAGGAAGATCATGGACAAGCTCTGGCACAACCGCCACGAGTtccagaaagaaaaagaggccaTGCAggag CTGATCGATGATCTCCGCCGGGAGCTGGACTACCTGCAGATGTTTAAGCTGGAGATGGAGCATCCTGGGAAAGGAAAGGGTCTGTCTGAGTACAACGTCAAGACCAGGGAGATCGAAATGGAACACGAAGTGAAGAGACTGAAACAG GAGAACCACAAGCTGCGGGATCAGAACGACGACCTGAACGCTCAGATCCTCAGTCTGAGTCTCTACGAAGCTAAGAACCTGTTCGCCTGCCACACCAAGGCCCAGTGCCTGGCAGCCGAGATCGACAACGCATCCAGGGATGAG ctgGTCGACGCTTtaaaggagcaggaggagatcAACCTGCGTCTGAGGCAGTACATGGACAAAATCATTCTGGCCATTCTGGACCACAACCCCTCCATCCTGGAGATCAAGAATTaa
- the LOC128379498 gene encoding caspase-8-like — MAAKDTIRNNKTEIVAALCGDRTLILNKVQQKGLITGRQYINLKEIPGKNAEGHVIELVDTIMNKGEQTCQNFLELLQTDEEITSTYSNLSNIQMNISMSPTPVQATPSVNRAVGSQGSATQEKELYQLKSQPVGLCVIINNEKFEKDPRKGTDKDAESLAEVFSWLGFRVLMCKDQNKDQMQKLLQYFASPGDLSRLQEFSAKEWFGRGFIDPQKAPEHGDAFICCVLSHGKLGEVSGIDREYLSIKEITRTFKATKDSALTGKPKVFLIQACQGSELQQGVPLPDVQCDGSEPVTTGLFTDVLVFIATVEDYEAARDPDHGSWFIQSVCQQLKEGCLRGEDIYTIFNNVTKEVSQKDGRTKKGPIKQVPEVRGTLTKTLVLPPPHN, encoded by the exons ATGGCAGCCAAAGACACaataagaaacaataaaacGGAAATTGTGGCAGCTTTGTGTGGAGACCGCACTCTAATCCTCAACAAAGTTCAACAGAAAGGTCTCATAACTGGACGTCAATACATCAACCTCAAAGAGATCCCAGGAAAGAATGCAGAGGGGCACGTCATTGAATTAGTGGATACGATCATGAATAAAGGAGAGCAGACCTGTCAGAACTTCCTGGAACTCCTGCAAACTGATGAAGAGATTACCTCGACTTACTCAAACTTGAGTAACATACAAATGAACATCAGCATGTCACCTACGCCTGTCCAAGCAACTCCATCAGTTAACAGAG CTGTTGGATCACAAGGAAGTGCAACTCAAGAAAAG gAGCTGTATCAATTGAAGAGCCAGCCTGTCGGCCTCTGTGTGATCATAAACAACGAGAAATTCGAGAAAGATCCGAGAAAAGGAACCGACAAAGACGCTG AAAGTTTGGCAGAGGTGTTCAGCTGGCTGGGGTTCAGAGTCCTGATGTGTAAAGACCAAAACAAGGACCAGATGCAGAAATTACTGCAATACTTTGCTTCTCCAGGCGACTTGTCTCGGCTGCAGGAGTTCAGTGCAAAGGAGTGGTTTGGCAGGGGATTCATTGATCCTCAGAAGGCTCCTGAGCATGGCGATGCCTTCATCTGCTGTGTTCTGAGTCACGGAAAATTGGGGGAAGTTTCAGGGATTGATAGAGAGTACCTCTCCATTAAAGAAATAACTAGAACATTCAAGGCGACAAAAGATTCAGCCCTCACCGGCAAACCCAAGGTGTTCCTGATCCAGGCCTGCCAGGGGAGCGAGCTACAACAAGGAGTGCCATTACCAGATGTGCAGTGTGATGGTTCTGAACCAGTAACCACTGGTCTGTTTACTGATGTTCTGGTTTTCATTGCCACCGTTGAAGATTATGAAGCAGCAAGAGACCCAGATCATGGGAGCTGGTTCATCCAATCTGTATGCCAGCAGCTGAAGGAGGGCTGTCTAAG GGGTGAGGACATCTACACTATCTTTAACAATGTGACGAAGGAAGTAAGCCAGAAAGACGGCAGAACCAAAAAAGGTCCAATAAAGCAGGTGCCTGAAGTGAGGGGCACCCTGACGAAGACTCTTGTGTTGCCGCCACCACACAACTGA